The following coding sequences are from one Musa acuminata AAA Group cultivar baxijiao chromosome BXJ1-6, Cavendish_Baxijiao_AAA, whole genome shotgun sequence window:
- the LOC135676640 gene encoding 3-hydroxy-3-methylglutaryl-coenzyme A reductase 3-like: MDVRRRLPSRPPSVVAPSPFRDGGACRPPSSSPAVPRLQASDALPLPIRHTNLLFSALFVGSLVFLMRRWREKVRCSTPLHLLGLSEILAIVGLIASLIYLLSFFGIAFVQSIVSSHDEEDDFLLSGAAPDSAPSPAPICPLLSTDGTISSQRNLEITADDEDIVSSVVSGKIPSYVLESRLGDCRRAAGIRREALRRITGRTLEGLPLDGLDYASILGQCCELPVGYVQLPVGIAGPLVLDGREYHVPMATTEGCLVASTNRGCKAIAESGGATSVVLRDGMTRAPAVRLPTARRAADLKAFLEDPNNFETIALVFNRSSRFARLQGIHCALAGRNLYMRFSCSTGDAMGMNMVSKGVQNVLDYLQNDFEDMDVISISGNFCSDKKPAAVNWIEGRGKSVVCEAIIKEEVVRKVLKTNIPALVELNTIKNLAGSAIAGSLGGFNAQASNVVSAIYIATGQDPAQNVESSHCITMMEAVNDGKDLHISVTMPSIEVGTVGGGTQLASQAACLDLLGVKGASLESPGANARRLATVVAGAVLAGELSLLSALAAGQLVMSHMKYNRSSKDFSKAAC, encoded by the exons ATGGACGTCCGCCGGAGGCTACCATCGCGGCCCCCCTCTGTCGTCGCCCCCTCCCCCTTTCGCGACGGAGGAGCCTGTCGCCCCCCCTCCTCGTCCCCCGCCGTCCCCCGGCTCCAGGCGTCGGACGCCCTCCCCCTCCCGATCCGGCACACCAACCTCCTCTTCTCCGCCCTCTTCGTCGGCTCTCTCGTTTTCCTCATGCGGCGTTGGCGCGAGAAGGTCCGATGCTCCACcccgctccacctcctcggcctctcCGAGATCCTCGCCATCGTCGGCCTCATCGCCTCCCTCATCTACCTCCTCAGCTTCTTTGGCATCGCCTTCGTCCAGTCCATCGTCTCCTCCCACGACGAGGAGGACGACTTCCTCCTCTCCGGCGCCGCCCCCGATTCTGCCCCCTCTCCTGCCCCCATTTGCCCACTTCTCTCCACGGATGGAACCATCTCCTCTCAGAGGAACCTGGAGATCACTGCCGATGACGAGGATATTGTCTCCTCCGTGGTCTCCGGGAAGATCCCATCTTATGTCCTCGAGTCCAGGCTGGGCGATTGCAGGAGGGCCGCGGGGATCCGTCGGGAGGCCCTCAGGAGGATCACCGGAAGGACCTTGGAGGGGTTGCCGCTCGATGGTTTGGACTACGCGTCGATCTTGGGACAGTGCTGCGAGCTCCCGGTGGGGTATGTTCAACTGCCGGTGGGGATCGCGGGGCCTTTGGTACTAGACGGAAGGGAATACCATGTGCCGATGGCGACCACAGAGGGATGCCTGGTGGCCAGCACCAACAGGGGTTGCAAGGCTATCGCAGAATCCGGAGGGGCCACGAGCGTGGTGCTGAGGGACGGCATGACTAGGGCACCTGCCGTGAGACTCCCGACGGCAAGGAGGGCCGCTGATCTCAAGGCCTTTTTGGAGGATCCCAACAACTTCGAGACCATCGCCTTGGTGTTCAACAG GTCTAGCAGATTTGCCAGGTTACAAGGAATCCACTGTGCCCTCGCTGGGAGGAACCTCTATATGAGATTCAGTTGCAGCACAGGAGATGCAATGGGGATGAACATGGTCTCCAAAGGTGTGCAAAATGTCTTGGACTACCTGCAGAATGACTTTGAGGACATGGACGTCATCAGCATCTCAG GTAATTTTTGCTCCGACAAGAAGCCTGCTGCAGTGAATTGGATTGAAGGACGGGGTAAATCGGTGGTCTGTGAGGCAATCATCAAGGAGGAGGTGGTAAGGAAGGTTTTGAAGACCAATATACCTGCATTAGTGGAACTCAACACGATCAAGAACCTTGCTGGCTCAGCCATAGCTGGATCTCTTGGGGGCTTCAATgctcaagctagcaatgttgtgtCTGCCATCTACATAGCCACTGGCCAAGATCCAGCTCAGAATGTGGAGAGTTCACACTGTATCACCATGATGGAAGCTGTGAATGATGGAAAGGATCTTCACATCTCTGTGACCATGCCATCCATTGAG GTTGGCACAGTTGGAGGTGGGACTCAACTTGCTTCCCAGGCTGCCTGCTTGGACCTACTTGGTGTGAAGGGTGCAAGCTTGGAGTCTCCTGGTGCAAATGCCAGACGCCTCGCCACTGTCGTGGCCGGTGCAGTTCTGGCTGGGGAGCTGTCTCTCCTCTCAGCTCTTGCAGCTGGTCAACTTGTGATGAGTCATATGAAGTACAACAGATCCAGCAAAGATTTCTCCAAGGCTGCCTGCTGA